From the genome of Hymenobacter sp. PAMC 26628, one region includes:
- a CDS encoding cell division protein FtsQ/DivIB, whose translation MHRTVRNFSVVFVCLLVLGGLGVFAAVRQAHRPVGAVDVSIANEFDNYFISERGITALLTKGGQEPVLGTRPEGPRLRELEARLAAHPFVRTAQVYRDLAGDLHADVTQNRPIARLTHPDARLDTYVDAAGQPLPLSPLYTARVATVARPGGAALPASFFQDSTGQRCLGFLRFVDEHPFWRAQVAEVIIAADGRLSFTQQVGDQRIEFGAPDNIPEKFAKLMVFYRQIPSVLGWDTYHRVNVEYQNQIICE comes from the coding sequence ATGCACCGCACCGTTCGGAATTTTTCAGTTGTTTTTGTCTGCCTCCTGGTGCTGGGCGGGCTGGGCGTATTTGCGGCCGTGCGCCAAGCCCACCGGCCGGTGGGAGCCGTAGATGTGAGCATCGCCAACGAATTTGATAATTATTTCATCAGCGAGCGGGGCATAACGGCCCTGCTCACCAAGGGCGGGCAGGAGCCCGTGCTGGGCACCCGCCCCGAGGGCCCCCGGCTGCGCGAACTGGAAGCACGCCTTGCGGCCCACCCGTTCGTGCGCACCGCCCAGGTATACCGCGACCTAGCCGGGGACCTGCACGCCGACGTGACTCAAAACCGCCCCATTGCCCGCCTCACGCACCCCGACGCGCGCCTCGATACTTACGTAGACGCCGCCGGCCAGCCGCTGCCCCTCTCGCCCCTCTACACGGCGCGGGTAGCCACGGTGGCCCGGCCGGGCGGGGCGGCGCTGCCGGCCAGTTTTTTTCAGGACAGCACGGGGCAACGCTGCCTCGGGTTCCTTCGTTTTGTGGACGAGCACCCCTTTTGGCGGGCGCAGGTAGCAGAGGTAATAATTGCGGCCGACGGCCGCTTATCTTTCACCCAGCAAGTAGGCGACCAGCGCATAGAATTTGGGGCCCCGGACAACATTCCCGAGAAATTCGCTAAGCTTATGGTATTTTACCGCCAAATTCCTTCAGTCCTTGGGTGGGATACCTACCACCGTGTGAATGTGGAATACCAGAACCAAATCATTTGCGAATAG
- the ftsA gene encoding cell division protein FtsA — MQQDKIVVGLDIGTTKICALVGRKNEFGKLEILGMGKAVSEGVSRGIVLNIDKTVDAIRRAIRQAEEQSGISIGVVNVGIAGQHIKSLRHNGSITRNSADTIGPDDVNRLTQDMYRLVTQPGSQIIHVMPQDYKVDYEEGIVDPVGYEGVRLEGNFHIITAQSTAINNINKCVTKAGLEIADLILEPLASAMSILSEEEKEAGVALIDIGGGTTDLAIFKDGIIRHAAVLPFGGNIITQDIKQGCNVAPGQAEQLKVKFGKAIAEEASDHEIVSIPGLPNRPPKEVSLKNLAYIIEARMSEIMELVYAEIYRMGLHDQLSAGIVLTGGGSQLQNLEQLTEYITGLDTRIGYPNQHLGKSRIEAVKSPMYATTVGLVLSGYHGLEERSPRSLFDEEPSAYVVPPAAAPAAPAPQAALPARPVAAPAPAPEPKKEPKQPSRAAGFFKDILSRTKGLLIDDYDDKSY; from the coding sequence ATGCAACAGGATAAAATCGTCGTCGGGCTCGACATCGGCACCACAAAAATCTGCGCCCTGGTGGGCCGCAAAAATGAATTCGGCAAACTCGAAATTTTAGGCATGGGCAAAGCCGTGTCGGAGGGGGTTTCGCGGGGCATTGTGCTCAATATCGACAAGACGGTGGACGCCATCCGGCGCGCCATCCGCCAGGCCGAGGAGCAGTCGGGCATCAGCATTGGCGTGGTGAACGTGGGCATTGCCGGGCAGCACATCAAAAGCCTGCGCCACAACGGCAGCATCACGCGCAACTCAGCCGACACCATCGGCCCCGACGACGTGAACCGCCTCACCCAAGATATGTACCGGCTCGTGACGCAGCCCGGCTCACAAATCATTCACGTAATGCCCCAAGATTATAAGGTGGATTACGAGGAGGGCATCGTGGACCCGGTGGGCTACGAAGGCGTGCGGTTGGAGGGCAACTTTCACATCATCACGGCCCAGAGCACGGCCATCAACAACATCAACAAGTGCGTCACCAAGGCGGGGCTGGAAATCGCCGACCTCATCCTCGAACCGCTGGCCAGTGCCATGTCCATCCTTTCGGAGGAGGAGAAGGAGGCGGGCGTGGCCCTGATTGACATCGGGGGCGGTACCACCGACTTGGCCATTTTCAAGGATGGCATCATCCGGCACGCGGCGGTGCTGCCGTTCGGAGGCAACATCATCACCCAGGACATCAAGCAGGGCTGCAACGTGGCACCCGGCCAGGCCGAGCAACTGAAAGTAAAATTCGGCAAGGCCATTGCCGAGGAAGCCAGCGACCACGAAATCGTGAGCATTCCCGGCCTGCCCAACCGCCCGCCCAAGGAAGTTTCGTTGAAAAACCTAGCCTATATCATCGAGGCCCGGATGTCGGAAATCATGGAGCTGGTGTACGCCGAAATTTATCGCATGGGCCTGCACGACCAGCTTTCGGCCGGTATCGTGCTCACCGGTGGCGGCTCGCAGCTGCAAAACCTGGAGCAGCTCACCGAGTACATCACCGGCCTCGACACCCGCATTGGCTACCCCAACCAACACCTGGGCAAGAGCCGCATCGAGGCCGTAAAATCGCCGATGTACGCCACCACCGTAGGCCTCGTGCTCTCGGGCTATCACGGCCTGGAAGAGCGCAGCCCACGCTCGTTGTTCGACGAAGAGCCCAGCGCCTATGTAGTGCCGCCCGCCGCGGCGCCCGCCGCCCCTGCGCCGCAGGCAGCTTTGCCGGCGCGCCCGGTGGCAGCCCCCGCCCCGGCCCCCGAGCCCAAGAAAGAACCCAAGCAGCCCAGCCGCGCCGCCGGTTTCTTCAAGGATATCCTCAGCCGCACCAAAGGGCTGTTAATTGATGACTACGACGATAAATCTTATTAA
- the ftsZ gene encoding cell division protein FtsZ — protein sequence MNYKFDIPAQTKSIIKVIGVGGGGSNAVKHMHKQGIKDVEFIICNTDQQALQSSTVPNKLQIGVDLTEGLGAGAKPERGRQAALESKEQIRELLNQGTKMLFITAGMGGGTGTGAAPVIAQVAQELGILTVGIVTAPFLFEGKKKRLQAEEGIKELSAHCDTVLVILNDKLPQIYGNLTMSAAFAKADTVLTTAAKSIAEIITVTSDVNVDFEDVKTTMKQSGAAVMGSSITDGENRARRAAEEALNSPLLNNTDIHGAQKILLSIMSGIEHELEMDELTEITEYIQDKAGQDAEMIFGHGVDETLGQSIRVTVIATGFAREAHTITTPGQRPAAEAAPEPAERQSAPSANVAGAPAAPFVPSFGPPPAEPARVHLTLDGPGLPGNTPPLTGQPINGPGEPVLLPANTTTAPARPRPMDAQAEERRRRMQELSHGLPPDAVTQYEAPAYLRRQVKLETVVPSSEQNISRFNLSDDNELLGDNRFLHDNVD from the coding sequence ATGAATTACAAATTCGATATTCCTGCCCAGACCAAGTCCATCATTAAAGTGATTGGGGTGGGCGGCGGTGGCTCCAATGCCGTGAAGCACATGCACAAGCAGGGCATCAAGGATGTGGAGTTCATCATTTGCAATACCGACCAGCAGGCCCTGCAAAGCTCAACGGTGCCCAATAAGCTCCAAATTGGAGTAGACCTGACCGAGGGCCTCGGCGCTGGGGCTAAGCCCGAGCGCGGCCGCCAGGCGGCGCTGGAAAGCAAAGAGCAAATCCGCGAGTTGTTGAACCAGGGCACCAAAATGCTCTTCATCACGGCGGGTATGGGCGGCGGTACTGGTACCGGCGCTGCCCCAGTCATTGCACAGGTGGCCCAGGAACTGGGAATTCTGACGGTGGGCATCGTGACGGCGCCCTTCCTGTTTGAAGGCAAGAAGAAGCGTTTACAGGCCGAGGAAGGCATCAAAGAGCTAAGCGCGCACTGCGATACGGTGCTGGTAATTCTTAATGACAAGCTGCCCCAGATTTACGGCAACCTGACGATGAGCGCTGCCTTCGCCAAGGCCGATACGGTGCTGACCACGGCCGCCAAGTCAATTGCCGAAATCATCACGGTGACGAGCGATGTGAACGTGGACTTTGAGGACGTGAAAACGACCATGAAGCAATCGGGTGCTGCCGTGATGGGTAGTAGCATCACCGACGGCGAAAACCGCGCCCGCCGCGCCGCTGAGGAGGCCTTGAACTCACCGCTGCTCAACAATACTGACATCCACGGGGCCCAGAAAATCCTGCTCTCCATTATGTCGGGCATCGAGCACGAGTTGGAAATGGACGAGCTGACGGAAATCACTGAGTACATTCAGGACAAAGCTGGGCAGGACGCAGAGATGATTTTCGGTCATGGCGTGGACGAGACGCTGGGCCAGAGCATTCGGGTGACGGTAATTGCCACGGGTTTTGCCCGCGAGGCGCACACCATCACCACGCCTGGCCAGCGCCCAGCCGCCGAAGCCGCTCCTGAGCCAGCCGAGCGCCAGTCCGCGCCGTCGGCTAATGTTGCTGGGGCCCCGGCCGCGCCGTTCGTGCCTAGCTTCGGCCCACCCCCGGCCGAGCCTGCCCGTGTACACCTCACCTTGGATGGCCCGGGCCTGCCTGGTAATACTCCACCGCTAACGGGCCAGCCCATCAACGGCCCTGGTGAACCAGTGCTGTTGCCGGCCAATACTACCACCGCGCCGGCCCGCCCGCGCCCGATGGATGCTCAAGCCGAAGAGCGTCGCCGCCGCATGCAGGAGCTAAGCCACGGTTTGCCGCCCGATGCTGTCACGCAATACGAAGCCCCAGCCTATTTGCGCCGTCAAGTAAAATTGGAAACAGTGGTGCCCAGTTCAGAGCAAAATATTTCACGCTTCAACTTGTCGGACGACAACGAATTGCTCGGCGATAACCGCTTTTTGCACGATAACGTGGATTAG